Proteins co-encoded in one Fusarium musae strain F31 chromosome 3, whole genome shotgun sequence genomic window:
- a CDS encoding hypothetical protein (EggNog:ENOG41): MPLPARPLDALSQAFPPKPKFIEANVPDLTGKVTIVTGANTGVGREIAQVLYSKNATVWVAARSTEKGEAAIEGIKKQHPESKGTLKFLKLDLADLTTIGTSAKSFLETESRLDILFNNAGVMTPPEGSKTVQGYELQLGVNCLGHFLFTKYLTPLLQKTAKSAPKNSVRVIWVSSSAADVLAPKNGFERDNLDYHESRNLVFKYATSKAGNFYHNTEFARRFKDDGIVSVSLNPGNLASELDRTSPWYMYYPRTITTYAPIYGAYTELFAAFSDDITVDKSGIWVVPWGRFMPIRPDLEKGALSESEGGTGMAEFFWNWSEEQVKPYYQA; the protein is encoded by the exons ATGCCACTGCCTGCAAGACCTTTGGATGCCCTTAGTCAGGCATTCCCTCCCAAGCCCAAATTCATAGAGGCAAATGTTCCCGATCTTACAGGAAAAGTGACCATTGTCACCGGAGCAAACACTGGAGTTGGTCGCGAGATTGCCCAGGTTCTTTACAGCAAGAATGCAACTGTCTGGGTCGCTGCTCGTAGCACAGAGAAGGGTGAGGCTGCCATTGAGGgcatcaagaagcagcacCCTGAGTCGAAGGGCACCCTCAAGTTTCTCAAGCTCGACCTCGCAGATCTAACGACAATTGGAACTTCAGCCAAGTCGTTCCTTGAAACTGAGAGCAGACTTGACATTCTGTTCAATAATGCGGGAGTTATGACACCACCAGAGGGGTCCAAGACCGTGCAGGGGTATGAGCTCCAGCTTGGAGTCAATTGTCTCGGTCATTTCTTGTTCACCAAGTACCTcactcctcttcttcaaaagACGGCGAAGTCGGCGCCCAAGAATTCTGTTCGTGTGATCTGGGTGTCTAGCTCCGCGGCGGATGTTCTCGCCCCGAAGAATGGATTCGAGCGTGATAACCTCGATTACCATGAGTCACGAAACCTGGTGTTCAAGTACGCAACAAGCAAGGCTGGCAACTTCTACCACAACACAGAGTTCGCCAGGAGGTTCAAGGACGATGGCATCGTGAGCGTG TCTCTAAACCCCGGCAATCTGGCAAGCGAACTCGATCGCACGTCACCCTGGTATATGTACTATCCTAGAACCATTACTACCTATGCTCCTATCTATGGCGCATACACGGAGCTTTTTGCTGCCTTTTCTGATGATATCACAGTCGATAAATCCGGTATTTGGG TGGTTCCATGGGGGCGATTCATGCCTATCCGCCCAGATCTTGAGAAAGGCGCTTTGTCCGAATCTGAAGGTGGAACAGGTATGGCAGAGTTCTTCTGGAATTGGTCTGAAGAGCAAGTCAAGCCGTACTATCAGGCTTGA
- a CDS encoding hypothetical protein (EggNog:ENOG41), translating into MSVPLTTEELERYTAIIDDILETSDLETISRKKIRQGLENKLGGQDLSEQKNAIKRLIEARFDAVSGANNGIEPPSTVDYAANGTSDVGETEQSATPEPSRKKVKRSSSAEDADAKLAAQLQAQENSLARGRKTRGGDKAKPTKKKAAPRKKSAKKVKADDDSDLEPADGEVGKKRKAGGGFQKPFNLSETLSELVGETQLSRPQVVKKLWEHIKANDLQDPNDKRQIICDEKMQAVFKQARVDMFRMNKDIGSHLYPVGEE; encoded by the exons atgagCGTCCCTT TGACTACCGAAGAGCTGGAGCGCTATACCGCTATCATTGATGACATCCTCGAGACGTCCGATCTTGAGACCATCTCACGAAAGAAGATCCGGCAGGGGTTAGAGAACAAGCTCGGCGGCCAGGATCTGAGCGAGCAGAAG AACGCCATCAAACGACTTATCGAAGCTCGGTTCGACGCCGTATCTGGGGCCAACAACGGAATCGAACCCCCCTCCACCGTCGACTATGCGGCCAACGGTACATCCGATGTAGGCGAGACCGAGCAATCCGCCACTCCAGAACCTTCACGAAAGAAGGTTAAGCGATCGTCATCGGCTGAAGATGCAGACGCCAAGTTGGCCGCGCAACTCCAGGCACAAGAAAACAGCTTGGCCAGAGGGCGCAAGACTCGAGGGGGCGACAAGGCAAAACctaccaagaagaaggcggcgCCGCGCAAGAAAAGTGCGAAGAAGGTCAAAGCCGACGATGATAGCGACCTCGAACCAGCCGATGGTGAGGTtggcaagaagagaaaggctggtggtggtttcCAGAAACCTTTCAACTTGAGCGAAACCCTCTCTGAACTTGTTGGCGAGACGCAG CTCTCACGACCTCAAgttgtcaagaagctctgGGAACACATCAAAGCAAACGACCTTCAAGATCCGAACGACAAACGTCAAATCATTTGTGACGAGAAGATGCAAGCAGTCTTTAAACAGGCAAGAGTTGACATGTTTCGGATGAACAAGGATATCGGTAGCCATCTTTACCCGGTTGGCGAGGAATAA
- a CDS encoding hypothetical protein (EggNog:ENOG41): MIRSAVAAAESLGLQFDSDDKTQDSEEPRLYEREHPESDSIAELAGPNFTLSQSSGINWLRFQHERQGLFQAVREIHTEFARVMEDVLSEIDQPDFYQHPSSREKCAKYLYGQLKRLKTWVEELPSSLKTPRVQGVPFSVDRSPLDLSQGDPLWLQRQRLVLEFDYHSLVIMLTRTFNSFLPTPALGTFNSDNHCITCVNSGIMVTNMLNQISRDSGILTGCFQVFDWQRTATFALAGFSCGYPICPMSPTARKTLTLAARVFEILGSKAGVQLTNSLKIKCLELVESFRARLGLTTPATTPVSNQKSPETLDTAVEPSSHRIMSIGEEALYNAGFDATLNEEMWTVDTPGGLLWGDLLRDLDSGLVSSLGQVGVDE, encoded by the exons ATGATTCGATCTGCCGTAGCTGCAGCAGAGTCACTTGGCCTGCAATTCGATAGCGACGATAAGACCCAAGACAGCGAAG AGCCCCGTCTGTATGAGCGTGAACACCCAGAATCCGACAGTATCGCTGAACTTGCCGGTCCAAATTTCACCCTTTCGCAGTCTTCGGGTATCAATTGGCTTCGGTTTCAGCATGAGAGGCAAGGCCTCTTTCAGGCCGTTCGTGAGATTCATACTGAATTTGCGAGGGTTATGGAGGATGTTCTTTCAGAGATTGATCAGCCCGACTTTTATCAGCACCCTTCATCACGAGAGAAGTGCGCCAAGTATCTTTATGGGCAGCTCAAGCGTCTGAAGACCTGGGTCGAGGAACTACCAAGTAGTCTCAAAACACCACGGGTACAAGGTGTACCCTTCTCAGTTGATCGCTCACCGCTGGATCTCAGCCAGGGCGATCCTCTTTGGCTTCAGAGACAACGGCTAGTGCTGGAATTTGACTACCATTCCTTGGTCATTATGCTCACTCGAACATTCAACTCATTCCTACCAACACCAGCATTAGGCACTTTCAATAGTGATAACCACTGCATCACTTGTGTGAACTCTGGGATCATGGTAACAAATATGCTAAACCAGATCAGCAGGGATTCCGGTATTCTTACTGGGTGCTTTCAAGTGTTCGACTGGCAGCGTACCGCCACTTTTGCTTTAGCTGGTTTCTCTTGCGGATATCCCATCTGCCCAATGTCCCCCACAGCGCGGAAGACGTTGACACTAGCTGCGAGGGTTTTTGAGATACTTGGGTCCAAAGCAGGTGTGCAGTTGACCAACAGTCTCAAGATCAAATGTCTAGAACTCGTGGAGTCATTCAGAGCAAGGCTTGGTCTCACTACACCCGCGACGACACCAGTCAGTAACCAGAAAAGCCCGGAAACTTTGGATACTGCAGTGGAGCCGAGTAGCCATCGGATTATGAGTATTGGTGAGGAAGCTTTATACAATGCAGGTTTTGATGCGACACTTAATGAGGAGATGTGGACTGTCGACACACCAGGTGGACTCCTTTGGGGCGACTTGTTAAGAGATCTGGATTCAGGCCTGGTTTCATCTCTTGGACAGGTTGGAGTGGACGAATGA